In Piliocolobus tephrosceles isolate RC106 chromosome 6, ASM277652v3, whole genome shotgun sequence, the following are encoded in one genomic region:
- the STOML1 gene encoding stomatin-like protein 1 isoform X4, translated as MIVFRLGRIRTPQGPGMVLLLPFIDSFQRVDLRTRAFSVPPCKLASKDGAVLSVGADVQFRIWDPVLSVMTVKDLNTATRMTAQNAMTKALLKRPLREIQMEKLKISDQLLLEINDVTRAWGLEVDRVELAVEAVLQPPQDSPAGPNLDSTLQQLALHFLGGSMNSVAGGAPSPGPADTVEMVSEVEPPAPQVGARPSPKKPLAEGLLTALQPFLSEALVNQIGACYQFNVVLPSGTQSAYFLDLTTGQGRVGQGVPDGIPDVVVEMAEADLRALLCRELRPLGAYMSGRLKVKGDLAVAMKLEAVLRALK; from the exons ATGATCGTGTTCCGCCTGGGCCGGATCCGCACCCCCCAGGGACCTGGCATGGTTCTGCTCTTGCCCTTCATTGACTCCTTTCAGAGGGTGGATCTGAGGACACGAGCCTTCAGCGTCCCTCCCTGCAAG CTGGCCTCTAAGGACGGGGCTGTGCTGTCCGTGGGAGCCGATGTCCAGTTTCGCATCTGGGACCCGGTGCTGTCGGTGATGACTGTGAAAGACCTGAACACAGCCACACGCATGACGGCCCAGAACGCCATGACCAAGGCCCTGCTCAAGAGGCCGCTGCGGGAGATCCAGATGGAGAAGCTCAAGATCAGCGACCAGCTTCTG CTGGAGATCAACGATGTGACCAGGGCCTGGGGTCTAGAGGTAGACCGAGTGGAGCTGGCAGTGGAGGCCGTGCTCCAGCCGCCCCAGGACAGCCCAGCTGGGCCCAACCTGGACAGCACCCTCCAGCAGCTGGCCCTGCACTTCCTGGGAGGAAGCATGAACTCAGTGGCAGGAGGTGCCCCGTCCCCGGGGCCAG CAGACACTGTGGAGATGGTGAGTGAAGTTGAGCCGCCTGCCCCTCAAGTCGGTGCCAGGCCCAGTCCAAAGAAGCCTCTGGCAGAGGGGCTGCTCACTGCTCTACAGCCCTTCCTGTCTGAGGCCCTGGTCAACCAAATCGGGGCCTGCTACCAGTTCAATGTCGTCCTGCCCAGCGGCACCCAGAGCGCCTACTTCCTGGACCTCACTACAG GACAAGGAAGAGTGGGACAAGGGGTGCCTGATGGCATCCCTGATGTGGTGGTAGAGATGGCCGAGGCAGACCTGCGGGCCCTGCTGTGCAGAGAGCTACGGCCCCTGGGGGCCTACATGAGCGGACGGCTGAAGGTGAAGGGCGACCTGGCCGTGGCCATGAAGCTGGAGGCTGTCCTCAGGGCCCTGAAGTAG
- the STOML1 gene encoding stomatin-like protein 1 isoform X2, whose amino-acid sequence MLGRSGYRALPLGDFDRFQQSSFGFLGSQKGCLSPERGGVGTGADAPQSWPSCLCHGLISFLGFLLLLVTFPISGWFALKIVPTYERMIVFRLGRIRTPQGPGMVLLLPFIDSFQRVDLRTRAFSVPPCKLASKDGAVLSVGADVQFRIWDPVLSVMTVKDLNTATRMTAQNAMTKALLKRPLREIQMEKLKISDQLLLEINDVTRAWGLEVDRVELAVEAVLQPPQDSPAGPNLDSTLQQLALHFLGGSMNSVAGGAPSPGPDTVEMVSEVEPPAPQVGARPSPKKPLAEGLLTALQPFLSEALVNQIGACYQFNVVLPSGTQSAYFLDLTTGQGRVGQGVPDGIPDVVVEMAEADLRALLCRELRPLGAYMSGRLKVKGDLAVAMKLEAVLRALK is encoded by the exons ATGCTGGGCAGGTCTGGGTACCGGGCGCTGCCCCTGGGGGATTTTGACCGCTTCCAGCAGTCGAGCTTTGGCTTTCTGGGCTCGCAGAAGGGCTGCTTGTCCCCGGAGCGGGGCGGCGTGGGGACGGGGGCCG ATGCACCCCAGAGCTGGCCCTCCTGCCTCTGTCATGGCCTCATCAGTTTCCTGGGGTTCTTGCTGCTGTTGGTCACCTTCCCCATTTCCGGCTGGTTTGCCCTGAAG ATCGTGCCCACCTATGAGCGGATGATCGTGTTCCGCCTGGGCCGGATCCGCACCCCCCAGGGACCTGGCATGGTTCTGCTCTTGCCCTTCATTGACTCCTTTCAGAGGGTGGATCTGAGGACACGAGCCTTCAGCGTCCCTCCCTGCAAG CTGGCCTCTAAGGACGGGGCTGTGCTGTCCGTGGGAGCCGATGTCCAGTTTCGCATCTGGGACCCGGTGCTGTCGGTGATGACTGTGAAAGACCTGAACACAGCCACACGCATGACGGCCCAGAACGCCATGACCAAGGCCCTGCTCAAGAGGCCGCTGCGGGAGATCCAGATGGAGAAGCTCAAGATCAGCGACCAGCTTCTG CTGGAGATCAACGATGTGACCAGGGCCTGGGGTCTAGAGGTAGACCGAGTGGAGCTGGCAGTGGAGGCCGTGCTCCAGCCGCCCCAGGACAGCCCAGCTGGGCCCAACCTGGACAGCACCCTCCAGCAGCTGGCCCTGCACTTCCTGGGAGGAAGCATGAACTCAGTGGCAGGAGGTGCCCCGTCCCCGGGGCCAG ACACTGTGGAGATGGTGAGTGAAGTTGAGCCGCCTGCCCCTCAAGTCGGTGCCAGGCCCAGTCCAAAGAAGCCTCTGGCAGAGGGGCTGCTCACTGCTCTACAGCCCTTCCTGTCTGAGGCCCTGGTCAACCAAATCGGGGCCTGCTACCAGTTCAATGTCGTCCTGCCCAGCGGCACCCAGAGCGCCTACTTCCTGGACCTCACTACAG GACAAGGAAGAGTGGGACAAGGGGTGCCTGATGGCATCCCTGATGTGGTGGTAGAGATGGCCGAGGCAGACCTGCGGGCCCTGCTGTGCAGAGAGCTACGGCCCCTGGGGGCCTACATGAGCGGACGGCTGAAGGTGAAGGGCGACCTGGCCGTGGCCATGAAGCTGGAGGCTGTCCTCAGGGCCCTGAAGTAG
- the STOML1 gene encoding stomatin-like protein 1 isoform X1, with protein MLGRSGYRALPLGDFDRFQQSSFGFLGSQKGCLSPERGGVGTGADAPQSWPSCLCHGLISFLGFLLLLVTFPISGWFALKIVPTYERMIVFRLGRIRTPQGPGMVLLLPFIDSFQRVDLRTRAFSVPPCKLASKDGAVLSVGADVQFRIWDPVLSVMTVKDLNTATRMTAQNAMTKALLKRPLREIQMEKLKISDQLLLEINDVTRAWGLEVDRVELAVEAVLQPPQDSPAGPNLDSTLQQLALHFLGGSMNSVAGGAPSPGPADTVEMVSEVEPPAPQVGARPSPKKPLAEGLLTALQPFLSEALVNQIGACYQFNVVLPSGTQSAYFLDLTTGQGRVGQGVPDGIPDVVVEMAEADLRALLCRELRPLGAYMSGRLKVKGDLAVAMKLEAVLRALK; from the exons ATGCTGGGCAGGTCTGGGTACCGGGCGCTGCCCCTGGGGGATTTTGACCGCTTCCAGCAGTCGAGCTTTGGCTTTCTGGGCTCGCAGAAGGGCTGCTTGTCCCCGGAGCGGGGCGGCGTGGGGACGGGGGCCG ATGCACCCCAGAGCTGGCCCTCCTGCCTCTGTCATGGCCTCATCAGTTTCCTGGGGTTCTTGCTGCTGTTGGTCACCTTCCCCATTTCCGGCTGGTTTGCCCTGAAG ATCGTGCCCACCTATGAGCGGATGATCGTGTTCCGCCTGGGCCGGATCCGCACCCCCCAGGGACCTGGCATGGTTCTGCTCTTGCCCTTCATTGACTCCTTTCAGAGGGTGGATCTGAGGACACGAGCCTTCAGCGTCCCTCCCTGCAAG CTGGCCTCTAAGGACGGGGCTGTGCTGTCCGTGGGAGCCGATGTCCAGTTTCGCATCTGGGACCCGGTGCTGTCGGTGATGACTGTGAAAGACCTGAACACAGCCACACGCATGACGGCCCAGAACGCCATGACCAAGGCCCTGCTCAAGAGGCCGCTGCGGGAGATCCAGATGGAGAAGCTCAAGATCAGCGACCAGCTTCTG CTGGAGATCAACGATGTGACCAGGGCCTGGGGTCTAGAGGTAGACCGAGTGGAGCTGGCAGTGGAGGCCGTGCTCCAGCCGCCCCAGGACAGCCCAGCTGGGCCCAACCTGGACAGCACCCTCCAGCAGCTGGCCCTGCACTTCCTGGGAGGAAGCATGAACTCAGTGGCAGGAGGTGCCCCGTCCCCGGGGCCAG CAGACACTGTGGAGATGGTGAGTGAAGTTGAGCCGCCTGCCCCTCAAGTCGGTGCCAGGCCCAGTCCAAAGAAGCCTCTGGCAGAGGGGCTGCTCACTGCTCTACAGCCCTTCCTGTCTGAGGCCCTGGTCAACCAAATCGGGGCCTGCTACCAGTTCAATGTCGTCCTGCCCAGCGGCACCCAGAGCGCCTACTTCCTGGACCTCACTACAG GACAAGGAAGAGTGGGACAAGGGGTGCCTGATGGCATCCCTGATGTGGTGGTAGAGATGGCCGAGGCAGACCTGCGGGCCCTGCTGTGCAGAGAGCTACGGCCCCTGGGGGCCTACATGAGCGGACGGCTGAAGGTGAAGGGCGACCTGGCCGTGGCCATGAAGCTGGAGGCTGTCCTCAGGGCCCTGAAGTAG
- the STOML1 gene encoding stomatin-like protein 1 isoform X5, protein MTVKDLNTATRMTAQNAMTKALLKRPLREIQMEKLKISDQLLLEINDVTRAWGLEVDRVELAVEAVLQPPQDSPAGPNLDSTLQQLALHFLGGSMNSVAGGAPSPGPDTVEMVSEVEPPAPQVGARPSPKKPLAEGLLTALQPFLSEALVNQIGACYQFNVVLPSGTQSAYFLDLTTGQGRVGQGVPDGIPDVVVEMAEADLRALLCRELRPLGAYMSGRLKVKGDLAVAMKLEAVLRALK, encoded by the exons ATGACTGTGAAAGACCTGAACACAGCCACACGCATGACGGCCCAGAACGCCATGACCAAGGCCCTGCTCAAGAGGCCGCTGCGGGAGATCCAGATGGAGAAGCTCAAGATCAGCGACCAGCTTCTG CTGGAGATCAACGATGTGACCAGGGCCTGGGGTCTAGAGGTAGACCGAGTGGAGCTGGCAGTGGAGGCCGTGCTCCAGCCGCCCCAGGACAGCCCAGCTGGGCCCAACCTGGACAGCACCCTCCAGCAGCTGGCCCTGCACTTCCTGGGAGGAAGCATGAACTCAGTGGCAGGAGGTGCCCCGTCCCCGGGGCCAG ACACTGTGGAGATGGTGAGTGAAGTTGAGCCGCCTGCCCCTCAAGTCGGTGCCAGGCCCAGTCCAAAGAAGCCTCTGGCAGAGGGGCTGCTCACTGCTCTACAGCCCTTCCTGTCTGAGGCCCTGGTCAACCAAATCGGGGCCTGCTACCAGTTCAATGTCGTCCTGCCCAGCGGCACCCAGAGCGCCTACTTCCTGGACCTCACTACAG GACAAGGAAGAGTGGGACAAGGGGTGCCTGATGGCATCCCTGATGTGGTGGTAGAGATGGCCGAGGCAGACCTGCGGGCCCTGCTGTGCAGAGAGCTACGGCCCCTGGGGGCCTACATGAGCGGACGGCTGAAGGTGAAGGGCGACCTGGCCGTGGCCATGAAGCTGGAGGCTGTCCTCAGGGCCCTGAAGTAG
- the STOML1 gene encoding stomatin-like protein 1 isoform X3, with protein sequence MLGRSGYRALPLGDFDRFQQSSFGFLGSQKGCLSPERGGVGTGADAPQSWPSCLCHGLISFLGFLLLLVTFPISGWFALKIVPTYERMIVFRLGRIRTPQGPGMVLLLPFIDSFQRVDLRTRAFSVPPCKLASKDGAVLSVGADVQFRIWDPVLSVMTVKDLNTATRMTAQNAMTKALLKRPLREIQMEKLKISDQLLLEINDVTRAWGLEVDRVELAVEAVLQPPQDSPAGPNLDSTLQQLALHFLGGSMNSVAGGAPSPGPGQGRVGQGVPDGIPDVVVEMAEADLRALLCRELRPLGAYMSGRLKVKGDLAVAMKLEAVLRALK encoded by the exons ATGCTGGGCAGGTCTGGGTACCGGGCGCTGCCCCTGGGGGATTTTGACCGCTTCCAGCAGTCGAGCTTTGGCTTTCTGGGCTCGCAGAAGGGCTGCTTGTCCCCGGAGCGGGGCGGCGTGGGGACGGGGGCCG ATGCACCCCAGAGCTGGCCCTCCTGCCTCTGTCATGGCCTCATCAGTTTCCTGGGGTTCTTGCTGCTGTTGGTCACCTTCCCCATTTCCGGCTGGTTTGCCCTGAAG ATCGTGCCCACCTATGAGCGGATGATCGTGTTCCGCCTGGGCCGGATCCGCACCCCCCAGGGACCTGGCATGGTTCTGCTCTTGCCCTTCATTGACTCCTTTCAGAGGGTGGATCTGAGGACACGAGCCTTCAGCGTCCCTCCCTGCAAG CTGGCCTCTAAGGACGGGGCTGTGCTGTCCGTGGGAGCCGATGTCCAGTTTCGCATCTGGGACCCGGTGCTGTCGGTGATGACTGTGAAAGACCTGAACACAGCCACACGCATGACGGCCCAGAACGCCATGACCAAGGCCCTGCTCAAGAGGCCGCTGCGGGAGATCCAGATGGAGAAGCTCAAGATCAGCGACCAGCTTCTG CTGGAGATCAACGATGTGACCAGGGCCTGGGGTCTAGAGGTAGACCGAGTGGAGCTGGCAGTGGAGGCCGTGCTCCAGCCGCCCCAGGACAGCCCAGCTGGGCCCAACCTGGACAGCACCCTCCAGCAGCTGGCCCTGCACTTCCTGGGAGGAAGCATGAACTCAGTGGCAGGAGGTGCCCCGTCCCCGGGGCCAG GACAAGGAAGAGTGGGACAAGGGGTGCCTGATGGCATCCCTGATGTGGTGGTAGAGATGGCCGAGGCAGACCTGCGGGCCCTGCTGTGCAGAGAGCTACGGCCCCTGGGGGCCTACATGAGCGGACGGCTGAAGGTGAAGGGCGACCTGGCCGTGGCCATGAAGCTGGAGGCTGTCCTCAGGGCCCTGAAGTAG